One Defluviitoga tunisiensis genomic window carries:
- a CDS encoding metal-dependent hydrolase, producing MPNFKTHILSGIFIFPFFFFLFNWFYSFFCFEVNYIPSEIIFSYFLFVFGSDFSDVDHNNSFINKLFRLLLIFISVYYLFEFDYLYRTYLPFSYNTSNFIIILFGTLIGLLLGLLFNTLTKHRGFWHSIFTGIGISIIIYLTNINSRKPMKLLYSLSFLFGFIIHFLLDKYFHNK from the coding sequence TGCCTAATTTTAAAACACACATTCTCTCAGGCATTTTTATTTTCCCTTTCTTTTTTTTCTTATTTAATTGGTTTTACAGTTTTTTCTGTTTTGAAGTAAATTATATTCCCTCGGAAATTATATTCTCTTACTTTTTATTTGTGTTTGGTAGTGATTTCTCAGATGTCGATCATAATAATTCATTCATTAATAAACTTTTTAGATTATTATTAATATTCATCTCTGTCTATTATCTGTTTGAGTTTGATTATCTATACAGGACTTATTTACCTTTTTCATATAATACCTCAAATTTTATTATTATATTGTTCGGAACATTAATAGGATTACTTTTAGGTCTTTTATTTAACACACTAACTAAACATCGAGGATTTTGGCACTCAATATTTACAGGAATTGGTATCTCAATTATAATTTACTTGACAAATATCAACTCAAGAAAACCTATGAAATTATTATATAGTTTAAGCTTTTTATTTGGATTCATCATACATTTTTTACTAGACAAATATTTTCATAATAAGTAA
- the tsaB gene encoding tRNA (adenosine(37)-N6)-threonylcarbamoyltransferase complex dimerization subunit type 1 TsaB, with amino-acid sequence MNEFNLLILSTSLDEMFVLLKDKNDNIYKKSLLDKKSGNYLAKAVKDTLKEANVTINDIEKFAVDIGPGSFTGIRVAIATLQGLLVSQPEKEVYTFLSTDFLCHSSLIKYKNDLLNKKLAVLKRARENAAYVAIYKNNTRIFGPEMVFFNNFDKILKDCILINKESIYFKEKYKLENELLISEIDNQSVIEVAMRGERVKVEELKPLYLQKPIAVENYEKNKK; translated from the coding sequence GTGAATGAATTTAATTTGTTGATTTTATCTACCTCTTTAGATGAAATGTTTGTGCTGTTAAAAGATAAAAATGACAATATATATAAAAAAAGTTTGCTAGATAAAAAATCCGGGAATTATCTAGCGAAAGCGGTAAAAGATACATTAAAAGAAGCGAACGTAACAATAAACGATATAGAAAAATTTGCAGTCGATATTGGTCCTGGATCATTTACAGGAATAAGAGTGGCAATAGCAACTTTACAAGGTTTGTTAGTAAGTCAGCCAGAAAAAGAGGTTTATACTTTTTTGTCAACTGATTTTTTATGTCATTCCTCTTTAATTAAATATAAAAATGACCTATTAAATAAAAAATTAGCAGTATTAAAACGTGCTAGAGAAAATGCTGCTTATGTGGCTATTTATAAGAATAACACGAGAATTTTTGGACCAGAAATGGTATTTTTCAATAATTTTGATAAAATTCTAAAGGATTGTATTTTAATAAACAAAGAGTCAATTTATTTTAAAGAAAAATATAAACTAGAAAATGAACTGTTAATTTCAGAAATAGATAATCAAAGTGTTATTGAAGTGGCAATGAGGGGTGAGCGAGTAAAAGTAGAAGAATTAAAACCTTTGTATCTTCAGAAACCAATAGCCGTAGAAAATTATGAAAAGAATAAAAAATGA
- a CDS encoding tetratricopeptide repeat protein, giving the protein MKKCILTLSILFLSISSIFGALSIDDLINLSKNTGTLELAWERFLEYLQDNPSDERISEVGELISAKIYLYNKYKDFYFVNELITENIKSFCINLGVLSTDFRIPKEDTEKIIFIFPQIPDIVEEILTTGNFSEPSYKYLYKLEGLNYFIIVDSYDLFVQKIIENSIKLPIFFDEDMKHFVLTFVPKNNFALFEEIINKSKYIVNEENYLGIYSLLSFLNDNNALKQSLVIYSQLDKYFSLKKELTSLNNSVFFVEKQELSSFISQVFDVGNELKDLQIEKTLLSNMYYSLLRTLNSKLENIQELVPIEKDFEELKFAFNNEINGEILKLQNNVVRIQSYPAGKASLSSSLAEQKSNEEAQNKNNTHSTFLYVVAGIGIGILFVFLYFELFPTYNKINFLCNIKLGKYAVHLAEKLVIKDPGNYKNFLILARAYEVLGDYTASIDAYRSAINLKDKNVFDKKE; this is encoded by the coding sequence GTGAAAAAATGTATTTTGACTTTGTCAATTTTGTTTCTATCAATTTCTAGTATATTTGGAGCACTTTCAATTGATGATTTAATTAATCTTTCAAAAAACACGGGCACACTAGAGCTAGCTTGGGAAAGATTTTTAGAATATTTACAAGACAATCCTTCCGACGAGCGAATTTCAGAGGTTGGTGAATTGATCTCTGCAAAAATATATTTATACAACAAGTATAAAGATTTTTATTTTGTGAATGAGCTTATTACAGAAAACATTAAGTCTTTTTGTATTAACTTAGGTGTATTAAGTACGGATTTTCGTATACCCAAAGAGGATACAGAAAAGATTATTTTTATATTTCCACAAATTCCTGATATTGTTGAAGAAATTCTAACAACCGGTAATTTTTCTGAACCGTCTTATAAGTATTTGTACAAATTAGAAGGCTTAAATTATTTTATAATTGTTGACTCATATGATTTATTTGTTCAAAAGATTATAGAAAATTCAATTAAATTGCCAATTTTTTTTGATGAAGACATGAAACATTTTGTATTAACCTTTGTTCCAAAAAATAATTTTGCTTTATTTGAAGAAATTATTAATAAGTCTAAATATATAGTAAATGAGGAGAACTACTTAGGTATATACAGTCTTCTTTCTTTTTTAAATGATAATAATGCATTAAAGCAGTCTCTAGTAATTTATTCACAGCTTGACAAATATTTCTCGTTAAAAAAGGAGCTTACTTCGCTTAACAATAGCGTTTTTTTTGTAGAAAAGCAAGAACTATCATCTTTTATTTCTCAAGTTTTTGATGTAGGTAATGAACTAAAAGACCTTCAAATTGAGAAAACTCTTTTATCTAATATGTACTATTCTCTGTTAAGAACCTTGAATTCTAAATTAGAGAATATTCAAGAACTTGTACCAATTGAAAAAGACTTTGAAGAGTTAAAATTTGCTTTTAACAATGAGATCAACGGTGAAATATTAAAATTACAAAATAATGTAGTGAGGATTCAAAGTTATCCAGCGGGAAAAGCTTCTTTATCTTCATCATTAGCAGAACAAAAATCTAATGAAGAAGCTCAAAATAAAAACAACACACATTCCACTTTTTTATATGTTGTAGCGGGAATAGGAATAGGTATTCTGTTTGTGTTTTTATATTTTGAATTATTTCCTACCTATAATAAAATTAATTTTTTGTGTAACATTAAATTGGGTAAATACGCAGTACATTTAGCTGAAAAGCTGGTAATTAAAGATCCAGGAAACTATAAAAATTTTTTAATACTTGCAAGAGCCTATGAAGTATTGGGAGATTATACTGCTTCTATAGATGCATATAGATCAGCTATAAACCTAAAGGATAAGAACGTATTTGATAAAAAAGAATAG
- the recJ gene encoding single-stranded-DNA-specific exonuclease RecJ encodes MEEKWKVFWDPKDPHYKEREKIAKNLSLSLGISDFLSKLLVSRNITNPEEADIFLNYPEKRTYDPFLMQDMSKAVEILKTIKQKKEKIAIFGDYDVDGVTSCAVLYLGMKKLGFEVTSYIPSRIDEGYSLNEKAIFELKSKGYNNLVTVDCGTTSLKEIDYAKSLGMRVIVTDHHIPKDELPNADAILNPKRNDCKYPFKDLAGVGVTFKLLQALFETFDKSLDPFEYIDLVAVGTIADIVSILSENRYFVIRGIEKLKTNPTKGLAYLLNELKIVESEIDSRTIAYKVAPKINAAGRMANAYAAFKLLTLDDEEKINKAVSDLLKLNSKRQSTEREIYLYALSLLDLHPEYKDDDVLVLSGENWHLGVLGIVASKLSSQLNKPVLMISKSKDICKGSGRSPQGIDLMELLLKVSEENILEEFGGHKLAAGFSCYSKNIEALRKSVNKVYKELYGKKEISYYLEIDMEIDSIFPNMFEDLEKLEPFGYMNPEPLFLIKNAKIENFKFFSNGSQNFSGILRNDNSLIVDVLGYDLGINLLNLNWNKRKDLLVDVVGTFRIENSYNLKNSYIKFYLQDLSIKESFFFEESSENDLLNPILKDELDKISQIEVLNENLYYNKIAMFLPSKLKNVSLIKKILLNLESKKKVILISGTKSLLEHSYKIISSYLPENILFINKYYSINSNVLSKYEVFFLTVPEFLKNIALFDSIDCQIIIDEPFYTLFHPVIRKVRDFIEFRDYIFAKQNVSMFGALYDENLKELLKNYGFKILMASSANNNFEVTKERGSIVSIMKEYIDTRNSRVIVLNEPNRQKSLIKLMDKKLNINDGNVKVFNHSMSYREKMLAREEFRREYAYLYVTSFSNNGLALETKGYPTTIIILDVPKTALEFLDLVSGWTNKNQKISIVFGYDKKFKVRLMYDYAKKYPSFKILKKTYDFIKANNPEIDTVVSTLFKGENDLAFVVLGVLQEANLIKIHNEDIEITNPFDLKKLRDTSNFKENILDSWLLKNSIYFYENLDTREFIEFLKGDTTKIGARGV; translated from the coding sequence ATGGAGGAAAAATGGAAGGTTTTTTGGGACCCAAAGGATCCTCATTATAAAGAAAGGGAAAAGATCGCAAAAAACCTATCTCTTTCTTTGGGAATTTCAGATTTTTTAAGTAAACTTCTAGTATCAAGAAACATTACCAATCCCGAAGAAGCTGATATATTTTTAAACTATCCAGAAAAGCGAACTTATGATCCTTTTCTAATGCAAGACATGTCAAAAGCTGTAGAAATATTAAAAACGATTAAACAAAAAAAAGAGAAAATAGCAATATTTGGCGATTATGATGTTGACGGAGTTACTTCGTGCGCGGTTTTATATCTTGGAATGAAAAAATTAGGCTTTGAGGTAACCTCTTATATCCCATCTAGAATAGATGAAGGATATAGCCTTAATGAAAAGGCAATTTTTGAATTAAAGTCAAAAGGTTACAATAACCTAGTAACCGTAGACTGCGGAACCACATCGTTAAAAGAGATAGACTATGCCAAATCTTTAGGAATGAGGGTAATTGTTACTGATCACCACATCCCTAAAGATGAGCTTCCAAATGCCGACGCAATTTTAAATCCTAAAAGAAATGACTGCAAATATCCTTTTAAAGATTTAGCTGGGGTTGGTGTAACTTTTAAATTGCTTCAAGCACTATTTGAAACTTTTGATAAATCATTAGATCCTTTCGAATATATAGACCTAGTAGCTGTTGGCACTATTGCTGATATAGTATCTATATTATCTGAAAATCGATATTTTGTAATAAGAGGGATTGAAAAGTTAAAAACCAACCCAACCAAGGGGCTTGCATATTTACTAAACGAACTAAAAATAGTTGAATCCGAAATTGATTCAAGAACAATTGCATATAAAGTAGCTCCGAAAATAAATGCAGCAGGCAGAATGGCAAATGCATATGCAGCTTTTAAGTTATTAACTTTAGATGATGAAGAAAAAATCAATAAAGCTGTTTCTGATCTTTTAAAACTCAATTCAAAAAGGCAAAGTACAGAAAGAGAAATATACCTATATGCTTTGAGTTTACTAGATTTACATCCAGAATACAAAGATGATGATGTGTTAGTTCTCAGTGGTGAAAATTGGCATTTAGGAGTCCTTGGTATAGTCGCTTCAAAATTATCAAGTCAACTTAATAAACCTGTTTTAATGATCTCCAAAAGTAAAGATATTTGTAAAGGTTCTGGAAGAAGTCCGCAAGGAATTGACCTAATGGAACTATTACTTAAAGTCAGCGAAGAAAATATTCTTGAAGAATTTGGAGGACATAAGCTAGCTGCAGGTTTCTCCTGCTACTCAAAAAATATAGAAGCTCTTAGAAAATCTGTTAACAAAGTATATAAAGAACTTTATGGAAAAAAAGAAATTTCATACTATCTAGAGATAGATATGGAAATCGACAGTATATTTCCAAACATGTTTGAAGACCTAGAAAAATTGGAACCTTTTGGTTATATGAATCCTGAACCATTATTTCTAATAAAGAATGCTAAAATTGAAAATTTTAAATTTTTCAGTAATGGTTCTCAAAACTTTTCTGGCATTTTGAGAAATGATAACTCATTAATAGTTGACGTTTTAGGGTATGATCTAGGAATTAACTTATTAAATCTGAATTGGAACAAAAGAAAAGATCTTTTGGTAGACGTTGTTGGTACCTTTAGAATAGAAAATTCATATAATCTAAAAAACAGTTATATAAAATTTTATTTACAGGATTTAAGCATTAAAGAAAGTTTCTTCTTTGAAGAATCTTCAGAAAATGATCTTTTAAATCCAATATTAAAAGATGAACTAGATAAGATTTCTCAAATTGAAGTATTAAATGAAAACTTATATTACAATAAGATAGCAATGTTTTTGCCTAGTAAGCTCAAAAATGTCTCTTTAATCAAAAAAATCTTATTAAACCTGGAAAGTAAGAAGAAAGTAATATTAATATCTGGTACAAAAAGTCTTTTAGAACATTCTTATAAAATTATCTCTTCTTATTTGCCAGAAAATATTCTTTTTATAAATAAATATTACTCTATAAATTCAAATGTGCTTTCAAAATATGAAGTATTTTTCTTAACCGTACCTGAATTTCTAAAAAATATTGCATTGTTTGACTCAATTGACTGCCAAATTATAATTGATGAACCCTTTTACACTTTATTTCATCCGGTTATTAGAAAAGTTAGAGATTTCATCGAGTTTAGAGATTATATATTTGCAAAACAAAATGTAAGCATGTTTGGAGCTCTGTATGATGAAAATCTAAAAGAACTATTAAAGAATTATGGATTCAAAATTTTAATGGCTTCTTCTGCAAATAATAATTTTGAAGTTACAAAAGAAAGAGGTAGTATCGTTAGTATTATGAAAGAATATATCGACACTAGAAATAGTCGTGTTATAGTTCTAAATGAACCTAACAGACAAAAATCCCTTATAAAGTTAATGGATAAAAAACTTAACATAAATGATGGTAATGTCAAAGTTTTTAACCACTCTATGAGTTATAGAGAAAAAATGTTAGCAAGAGAAGAGTTTAGAAGAGAATATGCATACTTATATGTAACCTCTTTCTCAAATAATGGACTAGCTTTAGAAACAAAAGGTTATCCTACAACAATTATAATTCTTGATGTGCCAAAAACAGCCTTAGAGTTTTTAGATTTAGTTTCTGGATGGACTAATAAAAATCAAAAGATTTCTATTGTTTTTGGATATGATAAAAAATTTAAGGTTAGACTAATGTATGATTATGCCAAAAAGTACCCGTCTTTTAAAATTCTAAAGAAAACTTATGATTTTATTAAAGCAAACAATCCAGAAATAGATACTGTTGTGAGTACTTTGTTTAAAGGAGAAAATGACCTTGCATTTGTTGTTTTAGGAGTGCTTCAAGAAGCTAATTTAATAAAAATTCATAACGAAGATATAGAAATTACTAATCCGTTTGATTTAAAAAAATTACGTGATACTTCTAATTTTAAAGAAAACATTCTTGATAGTTGGTTGCTTAAAAACTCCATATATTTTTATGAAAATCTTGATACAAGAGAATTCATAGAATTCTTAAAAGGAGATACCACTAAAATAGGAGCTAGAGGTGTATAA
- a CDS encoding putative Se/S carrier-like protein, whose translation MNKIITTTINLDTIIITQNYDIIYIKNLLIQNGIFCKIFPCPQSLSENCEPVIVVSSSNELSIKKILTKNNISYELIKMKKDIVGELLEK comes from the coding sequence TTGAATAAAATTATCACAACAACTATTAATCTGGATACAATTATTATTACGCAAAATTATGATATTATTTATATAAAAAATTTATTAATACAAAATGGGATTTTTTGTAAAATTTTTCCATGTCCTCAAAGTTTATCAGAAAATTGCGAACCAGTAATTGTTGTTTCTTCAAGCAATGAATTATCTATAAAAAAAATATTAACCAAAAATAACATAAGTTATGAATTGATAAAAATGAAAAAAGATATAGTAGGTGAACTTTTAGAAAAATGA
- the ruvX gene encoding Holliday junction resolvase RuvX: protein MSIYCVDYGNTLCGIAVADENLKIALPKNTVKSDSLIDFLQSLNLDEKSVLVFGLPISLSGRYSHQTYLTVEAALNIKEQLGCQIYFVDERLTTTSLFNELKGDISFKKIKKTKDQNSSVLILNVFLENPHAAIELKEKSTYKIENDLSSYNNIIIFDVAINNILEKANKDHLILFTQDPWIFWFYYRQGLKSTSLISDLYDQYDLIISIKENEKKIRTLFPLSKLMCL from the coding sequence ATGAGTATATATTGCGTTGATTATGGAAACACCTTATGTGGAATAGCTGTTGCTGATGAAAATCTTAAGATAGCCTTACCAAAAAATACCGTTAAATCAGATTCTTTAATTGATTTTTTACAATCTTTAAATTTGGACGAAAAAAGTGTACTTGTTTTTGGTTTACCTATTTCTTTATCTGGAAGATATTCACATCAAACTTATTTAACTGTTGAAGCGGCTTTGAATATTAAAGAACAACTAGGTTGCCAAATCTACTTTGTAGATGAACGACTAACAACTACGTCATTATTCAATGAACTAAAAGGTGATATATCATTTAAAAAAATTAAAAAAACGAAGGATCAAAACAGTAGTGTTTTGATTTTAAACGTTTTCCTAGAAAATCCTCATGCAGCTATAGAATTAAAAGAAAAATCAACATATAAAATAGAAAATGATTTGTCTAGTTATAACAATATCATAATTTTTGATGTAGCTATTAACAATATACTAGAAAAAGCTAATAAAGATCATTTGATTTTATTCACTCAAGATCCTTGGATCTTTTGGTTTTATTACAGACAAGGACTAAAAAGCACATCTTTAATTTCTGATTTATACGATCAATATGACTTAATAATATCTATTAAAGAAAATGAAAAAAAAATTAGAACTTTATTTCCTTTGTCCAAATTAATGTGCCTGTAG
- the mreB gene encoding rod shape-determining protein, producing the protein MAKSDLGIDLGTATFVVYQRGKGIIIEEPSVVAIDKNKKNMIAIGKEAKDMLGKTPDQIQIIRPVQDGVIADPNIIEEVLRYFIKKSNSRGFGLYKPSLIIGIPALTTDVERRAVKEAAARVGASKVFLISEPLAAAIGSEIDIAEPNGHMVIDIGGGTTDIAVLSLGGCVISETIKVAGETMDQEIVKYIKRRYKFFIGEATAERLKTEIGKAHPSEENFETEVKGQNLKTGLPSSIVINSEDILNAIRPVLNEIINKIKNILEKTPPELSADIMMNGLIVVGGTARLRGLDKLISEQTGIKTHIPEDPHLTCAKGTGILLENIELLNKVQVS; encoded by the coding sequence ATGGCAAAGTCTGATTTAGGTATAGATTTAGGAACTGCAACTTTTGTTGTTTACCAGCGAGGCAAAGGAATTATTATTGAAGAACCATCGGTTGTTGCTATAGACAAAAACAAAAAAAATATGATAGCTATAGGAAAAGAAGCAAAAGATATGCTTGGAAAAACTCCCGATCAAATACAAATAATTAGACCTGTACAAGATGGAGTAATTGCTGATCCAAATATAATAGAAGAGGTTTTAAGATATTTCATAAAAAAATCTAACTCTCGTGGTTTCGGCCTTTACAAACCTAGTTTAATTATTGGTATTCCTGCTTTAACTACTGATGTTGAAAGAAGAGCAGTTAAAGAAGCCGCTGCACGGGTTGGAGCATCTAAAGTTTTTCTAATTAGCGAACCCTTAGCAGCTGCAATTGGAAGTGAAATTGATATTGCAGAACCTAACGGACATATGGTTATAGACATTGGCGGAGGTACAACAGATATAGCTGTACTAAGTTTAGGAGGATGTGTAATAAGCGAGACAATTAAAGTAGCAGGGGAAACAATGGATCAAGAGATTGTAAAATACATTAAAAGGCGTTATAAATTTTTTATTGGTGAAGCTACAGCTGAACGGTTAAAAACAGAAATAGGCAAGGCTCATCCAAGCGAAGAAAATTTTGAAACAGAAGTAAAAGGGCAAAACCTGAAAACTGGTTTACCTTCTTCTATAGTCATTAATTCTGAAGATATTTTAAACGCTATAAGACCTGTTCTGAATGAAATTATTAATAAAATCAAAAATATTCTAGAAAAGACTCCTCCAGAATTATCGGCAGATATTATGATGAATGGCTTAATTGTAGTAGGAGGTACTGCAAGGTTAAGAGGTTTAGATAAATTAATAAGTGAGCAAACTGGTATAAAAACACATATTCCAGAAGATCCCCATTTAACTTGTGCTAAAGGTACAGGAATTTTGTTAGAGAACATAGAATTATTAAACAAGGTGCAAGTAAGTTAG
- a CDS encoding flagellar hook-basal body protein, translated as MRGIYAATAGMLNSFAELDSIANNLANADTIGYKKDYNIFKSYYEKEIRAYQNEDTQGKTIGNIYSSVILDEVIPNFEQGPLSETNNSLDFAINGQGFFKIQRNDNFYYTRDGEFTINNQGFLVNKNGDFVLDAQNNPILVDTDDFFVLNDGSISGTNIRLNIVNLDNITKYGNNYFTGEEIALTQEDYEVKQGYLEGSNINVLNEMIKMIEANRKFDILQQAISSTDSLNAKLIEISSF; from the coding sequence ATGAGGGGGATTTATGCAGCCACCGCTGGTATGTTAAATTCTTTTGCTGAACTTGATTCTATAGCAAATAATTTAGCAAATGCCGATACTATAGGTTATAAAAAAGATTATAACATTTTTAAAAGTTACTATGAAAAGGAAATAAGGGCTTATCAAAATGAAGATACCCAAGGAAAAACTATAGGCAATATTTATAGTTCTGTAATTTTAGACGAGGTCATACCGAATTTTGAACAAGGCCCTTTATCCGAAACTAATAATTCTTTAGATTTTGCTATAAATGGTCAGGGTTTTTTTAAAATTCAACGAAACGATAATTTTTATTATACCAGAGATGGTGAATTTACAATTAACAATCAAGGTTTTCTTGTAAACAAAAATGGTGATTTTGTTTTAGATGCTCAAAATAATCCCATACTTGTTGATACAGATGATTTCTTTGTACTGAATGATGGAAGTATCTCAGGAACAAATATAAGATTAAATATTGTTAACCTAGATAATATAACTAAATATGGTAATAATTATTTTACTGGAGAAGAAATCGCCCTTACACAAGAAGACTATGAAGTAAAACAAGGCTATTTAGAAGGTTCTAATATTAATGTACTGAATGAAATGATAAAAATGATTGAAGCAAATCGGAAGTTTGATATTCTACAACAAGCTATAAGTTCGACTGATTCATTAAACGCAAAACTCATTGAAATATCTTCATTTTAA
- the flgG gene encoding flagellar basal-body rod protein FlgG, which yields MLVSLYSAATGMNAEQRKLDIISNNLANVDTTGYKKQRAEFQDLLYSSVKESGTPTAQGSILPTGLYVGHGTRLSSTTRIFTLGNIEPTDNSTDLAIMGDGFFQVQMQDGRIAYTRDGSFKIDANGRLTTSDGLMIIPNIVIPENSVGINISPDGIVSVVLGDGSIQNVGNLTTIRFLNPSGLKPMGNNLYIETPASGNAVEGIPGQDGFGSLQQGYLEKSNVDVVKEMVDMIIAQRAYDINSKTITTADEMLRTVSNIKR from the coding sequence ATGTTAGTATCTTTATACAGTGCAGCAACTGGAATGAACGCTGAACAACGTAAATTAGATATCATCTCAAACAACTTAGCTAATGTTGATACTACAGGATATAAAAAGCAGAGGGCAGAATTTCAAGACCTTCTATATTCATCTGTTAAAGAATCAGGTACTCCAACTGCACAAGGTTCGATTCTACCAACCGGATTATATGTAGGTCATGGCACGAGGTTATCTTCAACAACAAGGATTTTTACATTAGGAAATATTGAACCTACAGATAATTCGACAGATCTAGCCATAATGGGAGATGGTTTTTTTCAGGTCCAAATGCAAGATGGAAGAATAGCTTATACAAGAGATGGTTCTTTTAAAATTGATGCAAATGGACGACTCACAACTAGTGACGGTCTTATGATAATCCCGAACATCGTAATACCTGAAAATTCCGTAGGCATTAATATCTCTCCTGATGGTATTGTCAGTGTGGTTTTGGGAGATGGAAGCATACAAAATGTTGGAAATTTAACAACTATAAGATTTTTAAATCCATCAGGTTTAAAGCCTATGGGAAATAACCTATATATTGAAACACCTGCATCTGGAAATGCTGTAGAAGGTATCCCCGGACAAGATGGGTTTGGCTCTTTACAACAAGGTTATCTAGAAAAATCTAATGTTGACGTTGTTAAAGAAATGGTCGATATGATTATTGCACAAAGGGCATATGATATCAACTCAAAAACAATAACTACTGCTGATGAAATGTTGAGAACTGTATCTAATATTAAACGATAA
- the flgA gene encoding flagellar basal body P-ring formation chaperone FlgA, with translation MSSFVFSTIIFHVPKEIISEDRIFSLKDIFQDLDYDRTISYISGDSITYSKENLSKILYGLLSSYYNNFEVSFESDQIKIIYNDKQTANKNNVDLLALLEKAINEYDSELIIQNIDLKNAPNTAVEAEITRITQSNNKLFFSLYITDEDNKKKYLSLTAEVAKFEKALIYSKDTKRGTILNESMTEEATINSLITTYNPIDIQLLQQGKYELSKDVKAGEILDSRYLKRIPDIKSGDILTIIVEYEGIRITSIARAMTNGNYGEIINVRNTETGQIISGKLIEGPAVLVKIGG, from the coding sequence ATGTCTTCATTCGTATTTTCAACAATAATTTTCCATGTTCCAAAAGAAATAATTTCAGAAGATAGGATCTTTTCTTTGAAAGATATATTTCAAGACCTTGATTATGATAGAACAATTTCTTATATTAGTGGTGATTCAATTACCTATTCAAAAGAAAATTTGTCAAAAATATTATACGGTTTATTATCCAGTTACTACAATAACTTTGAAGTATCATTTGAATCTGACCAAATCAAAATAATATATAACGATAAGCAAACAGCCAATAAAAATAATGTTGATTTACTAGCTCTTCTAGAAAAAGCCATTAATGAATATGACTCTGAACTAATAATACAAAATATAGACCTAAAAAATGCACCTAATACTGCTGTTGAAGCTGAAATAACAAGAATCACACAATCAAATAATAAGTTATTTTTCAGCTTGTACATAACGGATGAAGATAATAAAAAAAAGTATCTTTCCCTCACAGCAGAAGTTGCTAAATTTGAAAAGGCGTTAATATATTCGAAAGATACAAAGCGAGGCACTATTTTAAACGAAAGCATGACAGAAGAAGCAACTATTAATTCATTAATAACAACATACAACCCTATCGATATTCAACTACTACAACAGGGAAAATATGAGTTATCAAAAGATGTAAAAGCTGGAGAAATCTTGGATAGTAGATACTTAAAAAGGATTCCTGACATTAAATCTGGGGATATTTTAACCATAATAGTAGAATATGAAGGCATAAGGATTACAAGTATTGCAAGAGCAATGACTAATGGAAATTATGGTGAAATCATTAACGTTAGAAATACAGAAACTGGACAGATAATATCAGGTAAACTGATAGAAGGCCCTGCAGTTTTGGTTAAAATTGGAGGATGA